In Rhinolophus ferrumequinum isolate MPI-CBG mRhiFer1 chromosome 18, mRhiFer1_v1.p, whole genome shotgun sequence, a genomic segment contains:
- the PGLS gene encoding 6-phosphogluconolactonase, which yields MCHRRPPKALSTGRPGRPKRRRTGGRRERFRLPSVAMAAPAPGLISVFSSPQELGASLAQLVAQRAACCLEGARARFALGLSGGSLVSMLARELPAAAAPAGPASLTRWTLGFCDERLVPFEHAESTYGLYRTHLLSKLPIPDSQVITINPQLPVEEAAEDYAKKLRQAFQGDSIPVFDLLILGVGPDGHTCSLFPDHPLLQEREKIVAPISDSPKPPPQRVTLTLPVLNAARTVIFVATGEGKAAILKRILENKEENPLPAALVQPHTGKLCWFLDEAAARLLTVPFEKHSTL from the exons ATGTGCCACAGGCGGCCACCAAAAGCACTGAGCACCGGGCGGCCCGGCCGGCCTAAGCGCAGGCGCACTGGAGGCCGCCGGGAGCGCTTCCGCCTCCCCTCCGTCGCCATGGCCGCGCCGGCCCCAGGCTTGATCTCGGTCTTCTCGAGCCCGCAGGAGCTAGGCGCATCGCTGGCGCAACTGGTGGCGCAGCGGGCGGCGTGCTGCCTGGAGGGGGCCCGCGCCCGCTTCGCGCTCGGCCTGTCGGGCGGCAGCCTCGTCTCAATGCTGGCCCGTGAGCTGCCCGCCGCCGCTGCCCCTGCCGGGCCTGCCAGTCTCACCCGCTGGACACTGGGCTTCTGCGACGAGCGCCTGGTGCCCTTCGAGCATGCCGAAAGCACCTATGGCCTCTACCGG ACTCATCTGCTCTCCAAGCTGCCCATCCCCGACAGCCAGGTGATCACTATTAACCCCCAGCTGCCCGTGGAGGAGGCGGCGGAGGACTATGCCAAGAAGCTGAGACAG GCCTTCCAAGGGGACTCCATCCCAGTTTTCGACCTCCTGATCCTGGGGGTGGGCCCTGATGGCCACACCTGCTCACTTTTCCCAGACCATCCTCTCCTGCAG GAGCGGGAGAAGATTGTGGCTCCTATCAGTGACTCCCCGAAGCCACCACCACAGCGTGTGACCCTCACACTTCCTGTGCTGAATGCGGCCCGAACTGTCATTTTTGTGGCGACTGGAGAAGGCAAGGCAGCTATTCTGAAG CGAATTTTGGAGAACAAGGAGGAGAACCCACTCCCTGCCGCCCTAgtccagccccacactgggaaACTCTGCTGGTTCCTGGACGAGGCAGCGGCCCGACTCCTGACTGTGCCCTTCGAGAAGCATTCCACTTTGTAG
- the NIBAN3 gene encoding protein Niban 3 isoform X2, which translates to MGGRPSSPLDKRQQQHLRGGLIQPPLCPRIPAGQVDALLRNFLPQYRGHLAASILRQISQELGPQEPAGCQLLHSKKLPRVREHRGPLTQLWGHPPQWQQIFCVLRGDGRLEWFSHREEYENGGRPLGSTALTGYTILTSQREYLHLLDALCPDSSGDHTQEEPDPLLEMPVNFPLFLQHPFRRHLCFSAATGEAQRSWRLALQGGIRLRGTVLQRSQAPAALAFLEAVRLYRQHQGHFGHDDVTLGSDAEVLTTVLMRELLPALRAQTLPRLRGAGRARAWAWTELLDAVHAVVLAGASAGLRAFQPEKDELLAALERTIRPDVDQMLRLRARLAGRLRAEIQGPLESCLHRKVDVQLPRITQTLRNTVEAALAAVQTLLAQGMDRLCLHLRGKPSGMRLRKEVYSFGEMPWDPELMQICYREAERSRGRLRQLVAPFGFLGSRSLVFGAQDLAQQLMADAVATFLQLADQCLTTALDCNQAAQQLEKVRGRVLKKFQSDSGSAQRRFIRRWQICIFLPFVLSQLEPSCKLELPEFEGDVLAVGSPALTIEGIYEDVIRGILLQRIDRELKKALGASDVSCALDGCSEAPWDQEGADEETEAQRETCSRQPGSCTEVQPLCPLSPPGTLRS; encoded by the exons ATGGGCGGGAGGCCCTCAAGCCCCCTGGACAagcggcagcagcagcacctgAGGG GTGGCCTGATTCAGCCACCTCTCTGTCCCCGTATTCCTGCAGGCCAGGTGGATGCCTTGCTGAGGAACTTCCTGCCCCAATACCGAGGGCACCTGGCAGCCTCCATCCTGAGGCAGATCTCCCAGGAACTGGGCCCCCAAGAGCCGGCCGGATGTCAATTGCTACACAGTAAA AAGTTGCCCCGAGTCCGAGAGCACCGAGGGCCCCTCACCCAGCTTTGGGGCCACCCGCCCCAGTGGCAGCAGATCTTCTGTGTCCTGCGAGGGGATGGCCGCCTGGAATGGTTCAGCCACAGGGAG GAATATGAAAATGGGGGCCGTCCCCTGGGCTCCACAGCCCTGACGGGGTACACAATCCTGACTTCCCAGCGTGAATATCTCCACCTGTTGGATGCTCTCTGCCCAGACTCCTCAG GAGACCATACACAGGAAGAGCCTGATCCCCTCCTGGAAATGCCTGTGAACTTCCCCCTGTTCCTGCAGCACCCCTTCCGAAGGCATCTCTGTTTCTCTGCAGCCACAGGGGAAGCACAGCGTTCCTGGAGGCTAGCCCTGCAGGGTGGTATCCGGCTTCGTGGCACAG TCCTGCAGCGCAGTCAGGCCCCAGCCGCCCTCGCCTTCCTGGAGGCCGTACGGCTTTACCGGCAGCACCAAGGCCACTTTGGCCATGACGACGTGACGCTGGGCTCGGACGCCGAG GTGCTGACCACGGTGCTGATGAGGGAGCTGCTGCCGGCGCTGCGAGCCCAGACCCTGCCCCGCTTGCGGGGGGCCGGCCGAGCCCGGGCCTGGGCCTGGACTGAG CTCCTGGATGCCGTTCACGCCGTGGTCCTGGCCGGGGCCTCCGCGGGGCTCCGCGCCTTCCAGCCCGAAAAGGACGAGCTGCTTGCGGCCCTGGAAAGGACAATCCGCCCGGACGTGGACCAGATGCTGCGGCTGCGGGCGCGCTTGGCAGGAAGGTTGCGAG CCGAGATCCAGGGCCCCCTGGAGTCGTGCCTGCACAGGAAGGTGGATGTGCAGCTGCCCCGGATCACGCAGACGCTGCGGAACACAGTGGAAGCCGCGCTCGCAGCGGTGCAGACCCTCCTAGCCCAGGGCATGGACCGCCTGTGTCTCCACCTGCGTGGGAAACCCTCGGGCATGCGGTTGCGGAAAGAA GTTTACTCATTTGGGGAGATGCCGTGGGACCCAGAGCTGATGCAGATCTGCTACCGAGAGGCTGAGAGGAGCCGGGGGCGCCTGAGGCAGCTGGTGGCACCGTTTGGCTTCCTTGGATCGCGAAGTCTGGTGTTTGGGGCCCAGGATCTCGCACAGCAG CTCATGGCCGACGCCGTGGCCACCTTCCTGCAGCTGGCTGACCAGTGTCTGACCACGGCCCTGGACTGCAACCAGGCTGCTCAGCAGCTGGAGAAAGTCAGGGGGCGTGTGCTGAAG AAGTTCCAGTCAGACAGTGGCTCAGCACAGAGGAGGTTCATCCGCAGGTGGCAGATCTGCATTTTTTTGCCATTTGTGCTGAGCCAGCTGGAGCCAAGCTGCAAATTG GAGCTGCCTGAGTTTGAAGGGGATGTCCTTGCTGTGGGCAGCCCAGCCCTGACCATCGAGGGCATCTACGAGGATGTCATCCGGGGGATCCTGCTGCAGAGGATTGATAGAG AATTGAAAAAGGCCCTTGGTGCCAGCGATGTGTCCTGTGCTCTGGATGGCTGCTCGGAGGCCCCATGGGACCAGGAGGGAGCAG atgaagaaactgaggctcagagagagactTGCTCCAGGCAGCCAGGCTCCTGCACTGAGGTCCAGCCACTCTGCCCACTGTCGCCTCCAGGGACATTACGGAGCTGA
- the NIBAN3 gene encoding protein Niban 3 isoform X1 gives MGGRPSSPLDKRQQQHLRGGLIQPPLCPRIPAGQVDALLRNFLPQYRGHLAASILRQISQELGPQEPAGCQLLHSKKLPRVREHRGPLTQLWGHPPQWQQIFCVLRGDGRLEWFSHREEYENGGRPLGSTALTGYTILTSQREYLHLLDALCPDSSGDHTQEEPDPLLEMPVNFPLFLQHPFRRHLCFSAATGEAQRSWRLALQGGIRLRGTVLQRSQAPAALAFLEAVRLYRQHQGHFGHDDVTLGSDAEVLTTVLMRELLPALRAQTLPRLRGAGRARAWAWTELLDAVHAVVLAGASAGLRAFQPEKDELLAALERTIRPDVDQMLRLRARLAGRLRAEIQGPLESCLHRKVDVQLPRITQTLRNTVEAALAAVQTLLAQGMDRLCLHLRGKPSGMRLRKEVYSFGEMPWDPELMQICYREAERSRGRLRQLVAPFGFLGSRSLVFGAQDLAQQVRLMADAVATFLQLADQCLTTALDCNQAAQQLEKVRGRVLKKFQSDSGSAQRRFIRRWQICIFLPFVLSQLEPSCKLELPEFEGDVLAVGSPALTIEGIYEDVIRGILLQRIDRELKKALGASDVSCALDGCSEAPWDQEGADEETEAQRETCSRQPGSCTEVQPLCPLSPPGTLRS, from the exons ATGGGCGGGAGGCCCTCAAGCCCCCTGGACAagcggcagcagcagcacctgAGGG GTGGCCTGATTCAGCCACCTCTCTGTCCCCGTATTCCTGCAGGCCAGGTGGATGCCTTGCTGAGGAACTTCCTGCCCCAATACCGAGGGCACCTGGCAGCCTCCATCCTGAGGCAGATCTCCCAGGAACTGGGCCCCCAAGAGCCGGCCGGATGTCAATTGCTACACAGTAAA AAGTTGCCCCGAGTCCGAGAGCACCGAGGGCCCCTCACCCAGCTTTGGGGCCACCCGCCCCAGTGGCAGCAGATCTTCTGTGTCCTGCGAGGGGATGGCCGCCTGGAATGGTTCAGCCACAGGGAG GAATATGAAAATGGGGGCCGTCCCCTGGGCTCCACAGCCCTGACGGGGTACACAATCCTGACTTCCCAGCGTGAATATCTCCACCTGTTGGATGCTCTCTGCCCAGACTCCTCAG GAGACCATACACAGGAAGAGCCTGATCCCCTCCTGGAAATGCCTGTGAACTTCCCCCTGTTCCTGCAGCACCCCTTCCGAAGGCATCTCTGTTTCTCTGCAGCCACAGGGGAAGCACAGCGTTCCTGGAGGCTAGCCCTGCAGGGTGGTATCCGGCTTCGTGGCACAG TCCTGCAGCGCAGTCAGGCCCCAGCCGCCCTCGCCTTCCTGGAGGCCGTACGGCTTTACCGGCAGCACCAAGGCCACTTTGGCCATGACGACGTGACGCTGGGCTCGGACGCCGAG GTGCTGACCACGGTGCTGATGAGGGAGCTGCTGCCGGCGCTGCGAGCCCAGACCCTGCCCCGCTTGCGGGGGGCCGGCCGAGCCCGGGCCTGGGCCTGGACTGAG CTCCTGGATGCCGTTCACGCCGTGGTCCTGGCCGGGGCCTCCGCGGGGCTCCGCGCCTTCCAGCCCGAAAAGGACGAGCTGCTTGCGGCCCTGGAAAGGACAATCCGCCCGGACGTGGACCAGATGCTGCGGCTGCGGGCGCGCTTGGCAGGAAGGTTGCGAG CCGAGATCCAGGGCCCCCTGGAGTCGTGCCTGCACAGGAAGGTGGATGTGCAGCTGCCCCGGATCACGCAGACGCTGCGGAACACAGTGGAAGCCGCGCTCGCAGCGGTGCAGACCCTCCTAGCCCAGGGCATGGACCGCCTGTGTCTCCACCTGCGTGGGAAACCCTCGGGCATGCGGTTGCGGAAAGAA GTTTACTCATTTGGGGAGATGCCGTGGGACCCAGAGCTGATGCAGATCTGCTACCGAGAGGCTGAGAGGAGCCGGGGGCGCCTGAGGCAGCTGGTGGCACCGTTTGGCTTCCTTGGATCGCGAAGTCTGGTGTTTGGGGCCCAGGATCTCGCACAGCAGGTGAGG CTCATGGCCGACGCCGTGGCCACCTTCCTGCAGCTGGCTGACCAGTGTCTGACCACGGCCCTGGACTGCAACCAGGCTGCTCAGCAGCTGGAGAAAGTCAGGGGGCGTGTGCTGAAG AAGTTCCAGTCAGACAGTGGCTCAGCACAGAGGAGGTTCATCCGCAGGTGGCAGATCTGCATTTTTTTGCCATTTGTGCTGAGCCAGCTGGAGCCAAGCTGCAAATTG GAGCTGCCTGAGTTTGAAGGGGATGTCCTTGCTGTGGGCAGCCCAGCCCTGACCATCGAGGGCATCTACGAGGATGTCATCCGGGGGATCCTGCTGCAGAGGATTGATAGAG AATTGAAAAAGGCCCTTGGTGCCAGCGATGTGTCCTGTGCTCTGGATGGCTGCTCGGAGGCCCCATGGGACCAGGAGGGAGCAG atgaagaaactgaggctcagagagagactTGCTCCAGGCAGCCAGGCTCCTGCACTGAGGTCCAGCCACTCTGCCCACTGTCGCCTCCAGGGACATTACGGAGCTGA
- the NIBAN3 gene encoding protein Niban 3 isoform X3: protein MGGRPSSPLDKRQQQHLRGQVDALLRNFLPQYRGHLAASILRQISQELGPQEPAGCQLLHSKKLPRVREHRGPLTQLWGHPPQWQQIFCVLRGDGRLEWFSHREEYENGGRPLGSTALTGYTILTSQREYLHLLDALCPDSSGDHTQEEPDPLLEMPVNFPLFLQHPFRRHLCFSAATGEAQRSWRLALQGGIRLRGTVLQRSQAPAALAFLEAVRLYRQHQGHFGHDDVTLGSDAEVLTTVLMRELLPALRAQTLPRLRGAGRARAWAWTELLDAVHAVVLAGASAGLRAFQPEKDELLAALERTIRPDVDQMLRLRARLAGRLRAEIQGPLESCLHRKVDVQLPRITQTLRNTVEAALAAVQTLLAQGMDRLCLHLRGKPSGMRLRKEVYSFGEMPWDPELMQICYREAERSRGRLRQLVAPFGFLGSRSLVFGAQDLAQQVRLMADAVATFLQLADQCLTTALDCNQAAQQLEKVRGRVLKKFQSDSGSAQRRFIRRWQICIFLPFVLSQLEPSCKLELPEFEGDVLAVGSPALTIEGIYEDVIRGILLQRIDRELKKALGASDVSCALDGCSEAPWDQEGADEETEAQRETCSRQPGSCTEVQPLCPLSPPGTLRS, encoded by the exons ATGGGCGGGAGGCCCTCAAGCCCCCTGGACAagcggcagcagcagcacctgAGGG GCCAGGTGGATGCCTTGCTGAGGAACTTCCTGCCCCAATACCGAGGGCACCTGGCAGCCTCCATCCTGAGGCAGATCTCCCAGGAACTGGGCCCCCAAGAGCCGGCCGGATGTCAATTGCTACACAGTAAA AAGTTGCCCCGAGTCCGAGAGCACCGAGGGCCCCTCACCCAGCTTTGGGGCCACCCGCCCCAGTGGCAGCAGATCTTCTGTGTCCTGCGAGGGGATGGCCGCCTGGAATGGTTCAGCCACAGGGAG GAATATGAAAATGGGGGCCGTCCCCTGGGCTCCACAGCCCTGACGGGGTACACAATCCTGACTTCCCAGCGTGAATATCTCCACCTGTTGGATGCTCTCTGCCCAGACTCCTCAG GAGACCATACACAGGAAGAGCCTGATCCCCTCCTGGAAATGCCTGTGAACTTCCCCCTGTTCCTGCAGCACCCCTTCCGAAGGCATCTCTGTTTCTCTGCAGCCACAGGGGAAGCACAGCGTTCCTGGAGGCTAGCCCTGCAGGGTGGTATCCGGCTTCGTGGCACAG TCCTGCAGCGCAGTCAGGCCCCAGCCGCCCTCGCCTTCCTGGAGGCCGTACGGCTTTACCGGCAGCACCAAGGCCACTTTGGCCATGACGACGTGACGCTGGGCTCGGACGCCGAG GTGCTGACCACGGTGCTGATGAGGGAGCTGCTGCCGGCGCTGCGAGCCCAGACCCTGCCCCGCTTGCGGGGGGCCGGCCGAGCCCGGGCCTGGGCCTGGACTGAG CTCCTGGATGCCGTTCACGCCGTGGTCCTGGCCGGGGCCTCCGCGGGGCTCCGCGCCTTCCAGCCCGAAAAGGACGAGCTGCTTGCGGCCCTGGAAAGGACAATCCGCCCGGACGTGGACCAGATGCTGCGGCTGCGGGCGCGCTTGGCAGGAAGGTTGCGAG CCGAGATCCAGGGCCCCCTGGAGTCGTGCCTGCACAGGAAGGTGGATGTGCAGCTGCCCCGGATCACGCAGACGCTGCGGAACACAGTGGAAGCCGCGCTCGCAGCGGTGCAGACCCTCCTAGCCCAGGGCATGGACCGCCTGTGTCTCCACCTGCGTGGGAAACCCTCGGGCATGCGGTTGCGGAAAGAA GTTTACTCATTTGGGGAGATGCCGTGGGACCCAGAGCTGATGCAGATCTGCTACCGAGAGGCTGAGAGGAGCCGGGGGCGCCTGAGGCAGCTGGTGGCACCGTTTGGCTTCCTTGGATCGCGAAGTCTGGTGTTTGGGGCCCAGGATCTCGCACAGCAGGTGAGG CTCATGGCCGACGCCGTGGCCACCTTCCTGCAGCTGGCTGACCAGTGTCTGACCACGGCCCTGGACTGCAACCAGGCTGCTCAGCAGCTGGAGAAAGTCAGGGGGCGTGTGCTGAAG AAGTTCCAGTCAGACAGTGGCTCAGCACAGAGGAGGTTCATCCGCAGGTGGCAGATCTGCATTTTTTTGCCATTTGTGCTGAGCCAGCTGGAGCCAAGCTGCAAATTG GAGCTGCCTGAGTTTGAAGGGGATGTCCTTGCTGTGGGCAGCCCAGCCCTGACCATCGAGGGCATCTACGAGGATGTCATCCGGGGGATCCTGCTGCAGAGGATTGATAGAG AATTGAAAAAGGCCCTTGGTGCCAGCGATGTGTCCTGTGCTCTGGATGGCTGCTCGGAGGCCCCATGGGACCAGGAGGGAGCAG atgaagaaactgaggctcagagagagactTGCTCCAGGCAGCCAGGCTCCTGCACTGAGGTCCAGCCACTCTGCCCACTGTCGCCTCCAGGGACATTACGGAGCTGA
- the NIBAN3 gene encoding protein Niban 3 isoform X4, with product MGGRPSSPLDKRQQQHLRGQVDALLRNFLPQYRGHLAASILRQISQELGPQEPAGCQLLHSKKLPRVREHRGPLTQLWGHPPQWQQIFCVLRGDGRLEWFSHREEYENGGRPLGSTALTGYTILTSQREYLHLLDALCPDSSGDHTQEEPDPLLEMPVNFPLFLQHPFRRHLCFSAATGEAQRSWRLALQGGIRLRGTVLQRSQAPAALAFLEAVRLYRQHQGHFGHDDVTLGSDAEVLTTVLMRELLPALRAQTLPRLRGAGRARAWAWTELLDAVHAVVLAGASAGLRAFQPEKDELLAALERTIRPDVDQMLRLRARLAGRLRAEIQGPLESCLHRKVDVQLPRITQTLRNTVEAALAAVQTLLAQGMDRLCLHLRGKPSGMRLRKEVYSFGEMPWDPELMQICYREAERSRGRLRQLVAPFGFLGSRSLVFGAQDLAQQLMADAVATFLQLADQCLTTALDCNQAAQQLEKVRGRVLKKFQSDSGSAQRRFIRRWQICIFLPFVLSQLEPSCKLELPEFEGDVLAVGSPALTIEGIYEDVIRGILLQRIDRELKKALGASDVSCALDGCSEAPWDQEGADEETEAQRETCSRQPGSCTEVQPLCPLSPPGTLRS from the exons ATGGGCGGGAGGCCCTCAAGCCCCCTGGACAagcggcagcagcagcacctgAGGG GCCAGGTGGATGCCTTGCTGAGGAACTTCCTGCCCCAATACCGAGGGCACCTGGCAGCCTCCATCCTGAGGCAGATCTCCCAGGAACTGGGCCCCCAAGAGCCGGCCGGATGTCAATTGCTACACAGTAAA AAGTTGCCCCGAGTCCGAGAGCACCGAGGGCCCCTCACCCAGCTTTGGGGCCACCCGCCCCAGTGGCAGCAGATCTTCTGTGTCCTGCGAGGGGATGGCCGCCTGGAATGGTTCAGCCACAGGGAG GAATATGAAAATGGGGGCCGTCCCCTGGGCTCCACAGCCCTGACGGGGTACACAATCCTGACTTCCCAGCGTGAATATCTCCACCTGTTGGATGCTCTCTGCCCAGACTCCTCAG GAGACCATACACAGGAAGAGCCTGATCCCCTCCTGGAAATGCCTGTGAACTTCCCCCTGTTCCTGCAGCACCCCTTCCGAAGGCATCTCTGTTTCTCTGCAGCCACAGGGGAAGCACAGCGTTCCTGGAGGCTAGCCCTGCAGGGTGGTATCCGGCTTCGTGGCACAG TCCTGCAGCGCAGTCAGGCCCCAGCCGCCCTCGCCTTCCTGGAGGCCGTACGGCTTTACCGGCAGCACCAAGGCCACTTTGGCCATGACGACGTGACGCTGGGCTCGGACGCCGAG GTGCTGACCACGGTGCTGATGAGGGAGCTGCTGCCGGCGCTGCGAGCCCAGACCCTGCCCCGCTTGCGGGGGGCCGGCCGAGCCCGGGCCTGGGCCTGGACTGAG CTCCTGGATGCCGTTCACGCCGTGGTCCTGGCCGGGGCCTCCGCGGGGCTCCGCGCCTTCCAGCCCGAAAAGGACGAGCTGCTTGCGGCCCTGGAAAGGACAATCCGCCCGGACGTGGACCAGATGCTGCGGCTGCGGGCGCGCTTGGCAGGAAGGTTGCGAG CCGAGATCCAGGGCCCCCTGGAGTCGTGCCTGCACAGGAAGGTGGATGTGCAGCTGCCCCGGATCACGCAGACGCTGCGGAACACAGTGGAAGCCGCGCTCGCAGCGGTGCAGACCCTCCTAGCCCAGGGCATGGACCGCCTGTGTCTCCACCTGCGTGGGAAACCCTCGGGCATGCGGTTGCGGAAAGAA GTTTACTCATTTGGGGAGATGCCGTGGGACCCAGAGCTGATGCAGATCTGCTACCGAGAGGCTGAGAGGAGCCGGGGGCGCCTGAGGCAGCTGGTGGCACCGTTTGGCTTCCTTGGATCGCGAAGTCTGGTGTTTGGGGCCCAGGATCTCGCACAGCAG CTCATGGCCGACGCCGTGGCCACCTTCCTGCAGCTGGCTGACCAGTGTCTGACCACGGCCCTGGACTGCAACCAGGCTGCTCAGCAGCTGGAGAAAGTCAGGGGGCGTGTGCTGAAG AAGTTCCAGTCAGACAGTGGCTCAGCACAGAGGAGGTTCATCCGCAGGTGGCAGATCTGCATTTTTTTGCCATTTGTGCTGAGCCAGCTGGAGCCAAGCTGCAAATTG GAGCTGCCTGAGTTTGAAGGGGATGTCCTTGCTGTGGGCAGCCCAGCCCTGACCATCGAGGGCATCTACGAGGATGTCATCCGGGGGATCCTGCTGCAGAGGATTGATAGAG AATTGAAAAAGGCCCTTGGTGCCAGCGATGTGTCCTGTGCTCTGGATGGCTGCTCGGAGGCCCCATGGGACCAGGAGGGAGCAG atgaagaaactgaggctcagagagagactTGCTCCAGGCAGCCAGGCTCCTGCACTGAGGTCCAGCCACTCTGCCCACTGTCGCCTCCAGGGACATTACGGAGCTGA